The nucleotide sequence aaataaaatagtaacagtaatattgaaaaaatacccgtggttagtcctttgcgagtgcacgaaaattacagtTTCTAGCTTCactgaaattctgaaaaaaaaataaaaactgaattttagtcaccaccttttaaggcaAATATCTCGGGGTGCgctgaaataattttgatgCAACAAAGACTCATCTTAATTTCATGAGCAATCACCTCGTGATCAAATAGATCGAATAATTTGAACTAGCTCAGTTATCATCAGAGTGCATATCTCTAACTTCATACTTgcttcaaattttctattttatttgttattcatgaaaaatgaaaattttctacacaactttcattaatattatataaaaatattttatcctacctttcaaatttaaacaatttttcttaggAATTAAACCAATAGGTGTTTCATCAGCAATATTTTCGCCATCTAATCTTCTCAAAATCCAATCCAGTACCCTTGAATTTTCTCCAAAACCTGGCCACAAGAATTTTCCGTTTGCGTCTTTTCTAAACCAATTTACATGGAAGATTTTTGGTAAATTCGatgatttattttccattgatAACCAATGGTCCAAATAATTGCCGAAATTATAGCCAAAGAAAGGTCTCATAGCAAACGGATCATGCATGATAACTTTACCCTGAAATAATTGAGAAGTTTGTCTTTGTAAATAATTGGAGAAAATTGCAACTATGCGAGCGTCAATTTTATGATGAAGAAATACGGATTCCTAAAATGTActgttcataataaaaattataatacattaCGCAACAAGTACTCAAATGAATCATTCACACTTATTGCATGCATGCATTTATTATATCTCATTGTACTATAAGCTAAAACATTTTCTGCAGAAGATTTTGCCTTTTTACTAAGTTGCCTTTCCATAAATTCTACTCGCTGTCTCATTTGCCTTTTCTGAAATATCTTTGTAGTATAATGATGAACTGTATTTCTTCTTAACTTAACATACAAGATTTTTCATTCAACTGTTTGCCACATAAATAGACACCaactaccaaaaaaaaaattgtgataaactaACTGTTACCAACCTTATGCTCTGCAGCTGCTGTAGCTTCTGATCTCATAGAAGCTCCAATAAATACACCGTGCTTCCAATCTCGCGCCTCATAAACTAATGGCACACCTGCTGGTCTCCTTCCCCCAAACAAAATAGCTGAAATTGGAACACCTTCTGGATCTTCCCATGCCGGATCAATTATAGGACATTGCTCCGCAGGAGTGCAGAATCTATAAAGAATATACTCAAACTAATGTTTCTCTATATGAATTACCCTTTCATTAATTTACCTTGAATTTGGGTGAGCTGcaggtatatttttttgtcttgaCCAGGGGTTTCCTCGCCAATCAGTTATGGCAACATCGCTTCCAATTTCCTTTTCCATTCCTTCCCAATATACTCCACCGTCACTAGTTGATGCTACATTAGTGAAAATGGTATTCCTAAAAATAGTATCCATGGCTATTGGGTTACTACTTCTTGAGGTACCTGGAGCGACGCCAAAGAAACCGTTCTCTGGATTGATAGCTCTCAACTGCCCATTTTTATCGAATCTCATCCATGCTATATCATCACCTACACATTCAACTTTGTAACCGGGTAAAGACGGTGTCATCATGGctaaatttgtttttccacAGGCCGAAGGGAAAGCAGCTGCGATGTATCGTTTTTTCCCTTTTGGATTGGTGATACCCAGAATCTAAAAAGCGAAAATGAGCCTTTAAGTGTTATACAATACCGTTATACAATAGGTATGTAGAATACTTGATTTTCTTTGTAATTGTTTACTCACCAACATATGCTCGGCTAACCAGCCTTCTTTTTTGGCAATTGTAGATCCAATTCTTAGAGCAAAACATTTCTTTCCCAATAAAGAATTGCCTCCGTAGCCGCTTCCGTAAGATACGATTTCGTTATTTTCAGGCTTGTGTAAGATAATAGTTCTTTGTGGATCACAAGGCCAACTAGGATCCTCTACGATTCCGTTACTAGGAGTTCCAACAGAATGTAAACATTTCACGAAAGCTTGTCCGTCTTTAACTTGTTTCATCACTTTAGAACCCATTCGTGTCATTATTCGCATTGAAGCTACCACGTAAGGAGAATCCGTCAATTCGATTCCTAGAATAACAGAAGCGTTTTAATAATCTATATTCCACTCTATAAAAACTGTAAATTAAATTACCTATTTTTGATAACGGTGATCCAATAGGACCCATGGAAAAAGGTACTATGTACATAGTTCTTCCCGTCATACATGAGTTAAATCTTTCTTTTACAACTAAATCCATATCGTTAGGTGACATCCAATTACCCAGGGCTCCAACTGCACCGTTTTTAGGTGTTGGAATCGTTTCTGATTTTTTCTCAgtacaaataaaagttttggaTTCGACTCTTGCTGTATCTGCTGGATTGGTTCTTGCTAACCaactgaaatataaaatagtagatataatatgaataaagtGTGATGGTATCCAatgaaaaaatagcaaaaaatttgatttttcaacataatctccttTTCACTTTATATTGGTACTTAGTCCAGCATGTATCTAATTTTTTGGAATCACCACACTTTCTACAGAATTTTCAAAAGATGACAGACAACTGAGGTGAAATACTAAAAACAGTGTACCGACTAGGTCCCAAAAACGTTGACAGAGGGCCACAAAGTGCAACATTTGTCACATGGTATATAGGGCTTGTACAACAATCTGAAAACCAAAGAACAGTTAAATCAACACTTCTCCAACAAACCAAAGAGTTTCACCAAGAGGAAAACAATGGCTACAGTGTATTAGagcaaaaaattatctttaaaaaaatctgttcTAAAAGCAGGGGATCtttgatattaataattctaATTTCTTACTAATTTTAATCCCAATTCCAGGAATAGTTTTGTAAGAAAAATGTCGTACAAAGCTTTCAACAAGAATTTTCTTGTCAGATATCTATTCAtcatataaattatgttttttacttCTTCGCTTTTTACTTCAACGAACTGTAAAAGCGTGTTTTCAATGTTTCCAactataattcatttattaaattatatataacgAGATTATCGGATCGCCTTATGAATTATTCGGCAATCTTATCATTTCATCTAATGCTTCAGCGTTATACGGAGCTGTGCCAGTTTATTTTTAGCAGTCAAACTCTTCTATTCTTATACCATCAAAGGACTGCGGGCGGCTAAATGCTACCATTTGAGTTATCCAGCCTCAAACAGCCAAGGTCCTAGATAAACGACAGCATAATTgtcggaaaatatatttttttctatttgctAGTTTCACATCTTATTACTTTAGTtatcgttttttgttttctctcaTACATATTCTTTCAGCTAAGTACCCAATGTAACGTTCGTGTCAGTCGGCGACATCGCGATAATCCATTTTAAGAGGGGTCTTCTAATAATTAGATAAAAGTCAGTTGCTTGAAAGACGTGAACACAGATGTTTTAAGATATTCACCAAATCCGATTGACACACGGTTAACAGAAAAGACGTAAAGAGGTACAAAAGTCGGATCACTTGAATCTGaatcaatcaataattttttaattaaattaatgcCATGTTATGGCAGTGGAGATTACTTATTTATTCACTCCAGTCGTATATTAGACTCCGCTTCTTAGGCCGACACTCCGGAAAGAAATCATTAACCCTGATAAGGATTATGAGTCAAAATTATTGAGACTCGTATTATCATCGGTAAAAATCGAATCCAAAGATTCCGTTACGTTATCTCCTGGTGATCCTGATTGGAATAATCTTaccaatttataaaattactgTATTGCAATTGGTCCTAGACAAGTGTCTATGCCCTGACCTCTCCATTTGTACTAAATCACTTCGCACCAAGACACTTTCTTAAATGTGAATGCTAATGTACCACCACTTTTATTTAACTTATGTTGACGGACACTTTCCTATATACACAGAGTGTTCTCCATCTCTCTACCTTCCATAATTTCAATACATGAAAGATGAAGACCGCATCAGAATAAAGATTTTATTCATGACCTGAATATACACAATTTACTAATTATTGCATTGATGTTCCAAAAGTTAACGTTTCTGGTTAATGCATATATTTCTTATCACACTCTATCTTCGTGACTAGCTCTATTTATTTACTCTAATATACTAGCCTTCTAGGAGTGTTGTTTCTTTTCGTTAATTATGGATAGTCTCAGACTAAAAGTTCAATGCCTCACTTATGCCCAATACTAAATAGTGTTAGTATAGAGATTAATTCGACTCCATTAACTGATTTTTTGTATCATTAAGAGTCACTTACTGTTTAATTTTGAAGAATCAtcgtagaaatgaaaaaaaatataagagtagtaagtatattttttcgataatcCTGGAACGGTTGGAAATGAAGCATGCGTATTATAGCTATAGTGTGTAAGCCGCCTAACATTAATAtggttaattaattatttttgaatattctacATTTTAATGTAcatatttccttttttaactcttaaaatatttttcatattatacttTTTCAGGCTAGAAAACTTGTTAAAATGTATAAGTAGACCCTTATTTTAGAGAGCtgttgaaatgaattttcaaaacgCTGACatttagtattaaaataaaagtgcTGTTTATAATCctcttatataaattttcaagtaGAAGTTCGTAAAATGAAGTTAAAAATACGGTGAGACgagaaattctaaaaataaaataaaggtCATAACTCAATCTCTGACATGTTACGTAAActcattgatattttttaattggaatatgtcgtggaaaatatcaaaacagTTTATTAAACCTAGTAGCGGTAGCAGATACTTTCCTTAAACAATAAATAAGTTATGCTAGACTCCAAAAATAATCGTCGATAACAACatttagaaaaccaaaaaatgagTGATATCATAGAGAAATAAGTTGAAGCGTTTTGAAAAGAGGAATGGAGAATCACTTAGTAAATAATAACTTTGTACCCGTCCGCATCGGAATTTACGGCAATGAATAAGCTGATCACCAGGCGAAGAAGCACACAACCTTTTataagttttccaaaaaaatcttcaaGATACGATCGTaaaaaaacaaaggaaaatcAGAAACACAGAATAGTTCTAAAATAGGCGAATGTATTTTTCTCTTATTCTCTTGGATCCAAAGAGTCATTTAGTTAAGCAAAGACGAGCTAATGAAAGTTTATGTTATGCTCAGTGCAGTAATTCCGGAGATGTACCTCCCTAAGAACATCGAAGGAGCTcccgaatatatatatatatatatatatatatatatatatatatatatatatatatatatatatatatattcgggAGCTCCTTCGATTCAAAATTCAAACCTCAAACGTCACGTTAAACCAAAGATACCGTTTATTTTTCAAGTTCTTTAGATGGCGTTTACCGACAAACTTTAGTTTAACCAGCGGTCAAGGGGTCGTTTAAACTTTCAGTTTAACATGAAGCATAGGATCCgaacataaatttttcatatttttacgaTATTATAAAGCGTTTTGggaaaatgattgaaaatttgcactttatatttgatgaactcGATAATGATGATGAACACATTATCAATATCGTCGACGCGCcgagaaaacaaaaagttattcgtCCTAGAGCAAATCTTTAAATTGTccacttcatttttttttgt is from Diorhabda sublineata isolate icDioSubl1.1 chromosome 1, icDioSubl1.1, whole genome shotgun sequence and encodes:
- the LOC130450052 gene encoding phosphoenolpyruvate carboxykinase [GTP]-like isoform X2 — protein: MPVLCSIVGTNRFPTEFGALTKNGRPKVSVFGKQIRGIGVVHGDLQDLPEKVKSYVEDNVKLCKPDKLHICDGSDAENQKLINIMLEQGTIKPLPKYENCWLARTNPADTARVESKTFICTEKKSETIPTPKNGAVGALGNWMSPNDMDLVVKERFNSCMTGRTMYIVPFSMGPIGSPLSKIGIELTDSPYVVASMRIMTRMGSKVMKQVKDGQAFVKCLHSVGTPSNGIVEDPSWPCDPQRTIILHKPENNEIVSYGSGYGGNSLLGKKCFALRIGSTIAKKEGWLAEHMLILGITNPKGKKRYIAAAFPSACGKTNLAMMTPSLPGYKVECVGDDIAWMRFDKNGQLRAINPENGFFGVAPGTSRSSNPIAMDTIFRNTIFTNVASTSDGGVYWEGMEKEIGSDVAITDWRGNPWSRQKNIPAAHPNSRFCTPAEQCPIIDPAWEDPEGVPISAILFGGRRPAGVPLVYEARDWKHGVFIGASMRSEATAAAEHKGKVIMHDPFAMRPFFGYNFGNYLDHWLSMENKSSNLPKIFHVNWFRKDANGKFLWPGFGENSRVLDWILRRLDGENIADETPIGLIPKKNCLNLKGIEENVNLDELFSLPRDFWLQEVKEIEKYFNEQVGDDLPKEISNQLDSLRKRITKIN
- the LOC130450052 gene encoding phosphoenolpyruvate carboxykinase [GTP]-like isoform X1 → MKMKPLLVILTKGNLIFHRFPTEFGALTKNGRPKVSVFGKQIRGIGVVHGDLQDLPEKVKSYVEDNVKLCKPDKLHICDGSDAENQKLINIMLEQGTIKPLPKYENCWLARTNPADTARVESKTFICTEKKSETIPTPKNGAVGALGNWMSPNDMDLVVKERFNSCMTGRTMYIVPFSMGPIGSPLSKIGIELTDSPYVVASMRIMTRMGSKVMKQVKDGQAFVKCLHSVGTPSNGIVEDPSWPCDPQRTIILHKPENNEIVSYGSGYGGNSLLGKKCFALRIGSTIAKKEGWLAEHMLILGITNPKGKKRYIAAAFPSACGKTNLAMMTPSLPGYKVECVGDDIAWMRFDKNGQLRAINPENGFFGVAPGTSRSSNPIAMDTIFRNTIFTNVASTSDGGVYWEGMEKEIGSDVAITDWRGNPWSRQKNIPAAHPNSRFCTPAEQCPIIDPAWEDPEGVPISAILFGGRRPAGVPLVYEARDWKHGVFIGASMRSEATAAAEHKGKVIMHDPFAMRPFFGYNFGNYLDHWLSMENKSSNLPKIFHVNWFRKDANGKFLWPGFGENSRVLDWILRRLDGENIADETPIGLIPKKNCLNLKGIEENVNLDELFSLPRDFWLQEVKEIEKYFNEQVGDDLPKEISNQLDSLRKRITKIN